Proteins co-encoded in one Rhodococcus sp. PAMC28707 genomic window:
- the cmrA gene encoding mycolate reductase (Catalyzes the final step in mycolic acid biosynthesis.), translating into MSLPSPSPDARAVVTGASSGIGEALATELARRGHSLVVVARRGELLEALATKLRADHGVTVEVRVVDLADRVARAALSTELSERPISILCNNAGIATFGPLAQLDPQYERDQVELNTVAVHDLTLAVLPGMIARGSGGILMTGSAAGNMAIPNNATYAASKAFVNTFSESLRLELKDSGVHVTLLAPGPVRTETPDPAEASIVDKLVPDFLWIDSTYTAKLSLDSLATNKMRVVPGVLSKAMSVAGQYSPRAISAPIIGGFYKKLGG; encoded by the coding sequence GTGAGCCTGCCCAGTCCTTCCCCTGATGCCCGTGCCGTCGTCACCGGCGCCTCCTCCGGAATCGGAGAGGCCCTTGCCACCGAGTTGGCGAGGCGAGGGCACTCGCTTGTCGTCGTCGCTCGTCGGGGTGAGTTGCTCGAAGCGCTCGCGACGAAGCTTCGCGCCGATCACGGCGTCACGGTCGAGGTTCGCGTCGTCGATCTCGCGGATCGTGTTGCTCGTGCTGCACTGTCGACCGAGCTGTCCGAACGGCCGATCAGCATCCTGTGCAACAACGCAGGAATAGCGACATTCGGTCCCCTCGCGCAGCTGGACCCCCAGTACGAGCGCGATCAGGTCGAACTCAACACCGTTGCGGTGCATGATCTTACGCTCGCCGTCCTGCCCGGGATGATCGCGCGCGGCAGCGGCGGGATTCTCATGACCGGTTCGGCCGCGGGCAACATGGCAATACCGAACAACGCCACCTATGCGGCCTCGAAGGCCTTCGTCAACACATTCTCCGAATCCCTGCGCCTCGAACTCAAAGACAGCGGAGTGCACGTCACGCTCCTGGCCCCCGGGCCCGTCCGCACCGAAACACCCGATCCCGCCGAGGCCTCCATCGTCGACAAGCTCGTTCCGGATTTCCTGTGGATCGACAGCACCTACACCGCGAAGTTGTCGCTCGATTCGCTCGCCACGAACAAAATGCGCGTTGTGCCGGGAGTCCTCAGCAAGGCCATGTCCGTTGCAGGCCAATACAGCCCACGTGCAATTTCCGCTCCGATCATCGGAGGCTTCTACAAGAAGCTCGGCGGGTAG
- a CDS encoding NADPH-dependent 2,4-dienoyl-CoA reductase yields the protein MNTTGRYPILLSPLKVGTTTLRNRVIMGSMHTGLEDRGRDTARLAEYFAERARGGVALIITGGYAPNRTGWLLPFGAKLTNRIEARRHRRITDAVHGEGGKIALQILHAGRYSYQPFSVSASSIKAPINPFRPRRLTSRGVRWQIRNYVRCARLAQSAGYDGVEIMGGEGYFINQFLSERTNRRRDEWGGSPENRRRIAVEIAKKIRAAVGADFMVVFRLSMADLVERGQSWDEIVALAQELERVGVDMINTDIGWHESRVPTIVTSVPRAAFVDITGKLDKHLGIPVAASNRINMPETAEAILARGDAELISMARPMLADPFWVRKAEADAPDSINTCIACNQACLDHAFARKTVSCLVNPRAGREIELQLLPARKTKKIAVVGAGPAGLSAALESARRGHEVSLFESRPQLGGQFGIAALIPGKEEFAETIRYFTNSLREQNVAIHLGRKVTAAELLAGEYDEVVVATGVVPRIPSIPGIDHPSVLSYAEVVEEGMHVGKRVAVIGAGGIGVDISEFLTTDVSPTLDVKEWKQEWGVTEPEAAPGALTTPIPAASPREVYLLQRKSGKIGAGLGKTTGWVHRAALKAKGVHELSGVNYERIDDDGLHISFGEKHERPRTLAVDTIVVCAGQESVRDLVDELAASATTTHVIGGADLATELDAKRAIEQATRLAMSI from the coding sequence ATGAACACAACCGGACGATACCCAATCCTGTTGTCTCCATTGAAGGTCGGCACGACGACGCTGAGGAATCGCGTCATCATGGGATCGATGCATACCGGACTCGAGGACCGCGGCCGCGACACCGCCCGGCTCGCCGAGTATTTCGCCGAGCGCGCCAGAGGTGGCGTCGCACTGATCATCACCGGTGGATATGCACCGAACCGAACCGGCTGGTTGTTGCCGTTCGGGGCGAAACTCACCAACCGGATCGAGGCCCGACGGCACCGACGCATCACCGACGCAGTGCATGGTGAGGGTGGGAAGATCGCCCTGCAGATCCTGCACGCCGGCCGCTATTCTTACCAGCCCTTCTCCGTATCGGCGTCGTCGATCAAGGCTCCCATCAACCCATTTCGACCGAGAAGACTGACCTCTCGTGGGGTTCGATGGCAGATCCGCAACTACGTACGCTGCGCGAGACTGGCACAGTCTGCGGGGTACGACGGTGTCGAAATCATGGGCGGCGAAGGCTATTTCATCAATCAGTTCCTCTCCGAGCGAACCAATCGTCGCCGCGACGAATGGGGTGGCAGCCCGGAGAATCGCCGACGGATAGCGGTGGAGATAGCAAAGAAGATACGCGCCGCAGTGGGTGCTGACTTCATGGTCGTGTTCCGCCTGTCGATGGCCGATCTGGTCGAGCGCGGGCAGAGCTGGGACGAGATCGTCGCACTCGCGCAGGAGCTGGAGCGGGTCGGAGTCGACATGATCAATACCGATATCGGATGGCACGAATCGCGGGTGCCGACCATTGTCACCTCGGTACCGCGCGCCGCGTTCGTGGACATCACAGGAAAACTCGACAAACACCTCGGGATCCCGGTGGCCGCATCCAATCGCATCAACATGCCGGAGACAGCCGAAGCGATTCTTGCGCGCGGGGACGCCGAGCTGATCTCGATGGCCAGGCCGATGCTCGCCGACCCGTTCTGGGTGCGCAAGGCCGAAGCCGACGCTCCCGACAGCATCAACACGTGCATCGCGTGCAACCAAGCGTGCCTCGACCACGCGTTCGCCCGCAAGACCGTCTCGTGCCTGGTCAATCCCCGAGCCGGGCGCGAGATCGAATTGCAGTTGCTCCCCGCACGAAAGACGAAGAAAATCGCCGTCGTCGGCGCCGGGCCCGCAGGGTTGTCCGCGGCTCTCGAATCTGCGCGACGTGGCCACGAAGTCAGTCTCTTCGAGTCACGCCCGCAACTCGGCGGGCAGTTCGGCATCGCCGCGCTCATCCCCGGCAAAGAAGAGTTCGCCGAGACCATTCGGTATTTCACCAACTCGCTCCGCGAGCAGAACGTTGCGATACACCTCGGCCGTAAGGTCACTGCAGCCGAGCTCCTCGCCGGCGAATACGACGAGGTCGTCGTAGCCACCGGCGTAGTCCCGCGAATCCCGTCCATCCCGGGTATCGACCATCCGTCGGTCCTGTCCTACGCCGAGGTTGTCGAAGAGGGCATGCACGTCGGTAAGAGGGTGGCCGTGATCGGTGCAGGCGGTATCGGCGTCGACATATCGGAGTTCCTCACCACCGACGTTTCGCCGACGCTCGATGTGAAGGAGTGGAAGCAGGAGTGGGGCGTGACCGAACCCGAGGCCGCGCCCGGTGCGCTGACAACCCCGATTCCGGCCGCGTCCCCTCGCGAGGTGTATCTGCTGCAACGTAAGAGCGGAAAGATCGGGGCCGGACTGGGCAAGACAACCGGCTGGGTTCACCGCGCAGCGTTGAAGGCCAAGGGCGTGCACGAATTGTCGGGCGTGAACTACGAACGTATCGACGACGACGGTCTACATATTTCCTTCGGCGAGAAGCACGAACGGCCTCGAACTCTCGCGGTGGACACCATCGTCGTCTGCGCAGGCCAGGAGTCCGTCCGCGACCTCGTCGACGAATTGGCCGCATCGGCTACGACGACCCACGTCATCGGGGGCGCGGACCTCGCCACCGAACTCGACGCCAAACGCGCGATCGAGCAGGCCACCCGGCTTGCGATGAGTATCTGA
- a CDS encoding PadR family transcriptional regulator, which produces MALEHALLVSLTELSGSGYELARRFDKSIGFFWSATHQQIYRVLTRMDGAGWVVGTAVAQDGRPDKKVYSVSAEGKAELDRWIAEPTDPAVLRDELAVKIRGAALGDIGALKVEVRRHRDVHVERLQLYRLIEKRDFPAPASLVGAALHQYLVLRGGIRVEEGFAEWCEEILEKL; this is translated from the coding sequence GTGGCACTCGAACACGCACTCCTGGTATCGCTCACCGAACTGTCGGGGTCGGGGTACGAACTCGCGCGCCGATTCGACAAATCGATCGGCTTCTTCTGGAGTGCCACCCATCAGCAGATCTACCGAGTACTGACGCGAATGGACGGCGCGGGTTGGGTGGTCGGCACCGCGGTGGCCCAGGACGGACGACCGGACAAGAAGGTCTATTCCGTCAGTGCCGAAGGTAAGGCGGAACTCGACAGGTGGATCGCCGAGCCGACCGATCCCGCAGTTCTCCGAGACGAGCTGGCAGTGAAGATCCGCGGCGCCGCCCTCGGTGACATCGGCGCACTGAAGGTGGAAGTTCGACGCCATCGCGACGTGCACGTCGAGCGCCTGCAGTTGTATCGATTGATCGAAAAACGTGATTTCCCGGCTCCTGCAAGTCTTGTCGGAGCGGCCCTGCACCAATATCTGGTGCTCCGCGGTGGAATTCGAGTCGAGGAGGGCTTTGCCGAATGGTGCGAAGAAATATTGGAGAAGCTATGA
- a CDS encoding MFS transporter has translation MSAQANAAVVGVATTRKQVFAWGIWDWGSAAFNAVILTFVFSVYLTDAVGDDLPGSISATSWFSWSIGLAGVFIAVLAPISGQRFDARGRRKRSLGILTGLTVLSMVGLFFVKDDYHYLWLGLVLLAFGSILFELASVPYNSMLRQVSTPQNIGRVSGFGWSMGYFGGIVLLLICYFGFITGDGDTRGLLGLTTDGGLNIRFVALLAAAWFAVSAIPVFLAVPELPPTGADPDAAKAGIAESYKVLFRDLRELWSVDRRSVYFLAASALFRDGLAGVFTFGAVLAVSVYGIGTADVLLFGVAANVVAGLGAISAGRFDDRVGPKTVIVVSLASMIFAGVVLLFVSGPLMFWVFGLVLCLFVGPAQSSSRTYLARLAPPGREGQFFGLYATTGRAVSFLAPTLFGLFVWLFDSDRAGIGGLLVVLALGLGALLAVKAPDRI, from the coding sequence ATGAGTGCACAGGCGAATGCGGCCGTCGTCGGCGTCGCGACGACCCGAAAGCAGGTATTCGCCTGGGGGATATGGGATTGGGGATCGGCCGCGTTCAATGCCGTGATTCTGACCTTCGTGTTCTCGGTCTATCTCACCGACGCGGTCGGCGATGACTTGCCGGGTTCCATTTCGGCGACCTCGTGGTTCAGTTGGTCGATCGGCCTGGCTGGGGTCTTCATTGCGGTCCTGGCCCCGATCTCCGGGCAGCGGTTCGACGCCCGAGGACGAAGAAAGCGGTCCCTCGGAATTCTGACCGGTCTGACCGTCCTCAGTATGGTGGGCCTGTTCTTCGTGAAGGACGACTACCACTATCTGTGGCTCGGTTTGGTACTGCTGGCTTTCGGTTCGATTCTCTTCGAACTGGCCAGCGTTCCTTACAATTCGATGCTTCGCCAGGTCTCGACGCCGCAGAACATCGGCCGGGTCTCCGGATTCGGTTGGTCCATGGGTTATTTCGGCGGCATCGTGCTGCTGCTGATCTGCTACTTCGGTTTCATCACCGGCGATGGAGACACTCGCGGCCTCCTCGGTCTGACGACCGATGGCGGGCTGAACATCCGTTTCGTTGCCCTTCTTGCAGCCGCATGGTTCGCCGTATCGGCCATTCCGGTTTTCCTGGCGGTGCCGGAACTACCGCCCACCGGTGCCGATCCGGACGCCGCCAAAGCAGGAATTGCCGAGTCTTACAAGGTGCTGTTTCGGGATCTCCGTGAACTGTGGTCCGTGGATCGGCGCAGTGTCTATTTTCTTGCCGCAAGTGCGTTGTTCCGTGACGGTCTGGCCGGGGTCTTCACCTTCGGTGCAGTTCTCGCAGTGAGCGTATACGGCATCGGAACGGCAGACGTGTTGTTGTTCGGCGTCGCGGCCAACGTGGTCGCCGGACTCGGGGCGATCAGTGCCGGACGGTTCGACGACAGGGTGGGCCCGAAAACGGTCATCGTCGTCTCGCTCGCGTCGATGATCTTCGCGGGCGTCGTGCTGCTCTTCGTATCCGGCCCACTGATGTTCTGGGTTTTCGGTCTCGTCCTGTGCCTGTTCGTCGGACCCGCGCAGTCCTCCTCCCGCACATACTTGGCGCGACTGGCCCCGCCAGGGCGTGAAGGACAATTCTTCGGCCTTTACGCGACGACGGGCCGAGCAGTGTCGTTCCTCGCGCCGACCTTGTTCGGACTCTTCGTATGGCTATTCGACTCGGACCGTGCGGGGATCGGTGGTCTGCTCGTTGTTCTCGCGCTCGGCCTCGGTGCGCTACTGGCAGTGAAGGCGCCGGACAGGATCTAA
- a CDS encoding alpha/beta hydrolase produces MTMDTITIEDLVFDVRAEGPDDGTPVVLLHGFPQTSLSWRAVAPRLHTAGMRTLAPDQRGYSPGARPSGVAEYTSDKLVTDVLGLLDAFDLESAHIVGHDWGAAVAWQLAARHPERVRSLTAVSVPHTAAFGWALREDQDQKARSSYMQLLRIEGKAEQVLLEHDAARLRAMFGSSCAVDSYVEHLSGPGALTAALNWYRAMTSDFGRLESVQVPTTYVWSNHDSAIGRAAAERCAEFVDADYTFVELDGISHWIPEEAPERLADEIRTRIAAS; encoded by the coding sequence ATGACCATGGACACCATTACGATCGAAGACCTCGTGTTCGACGTGAGGGCCGAAGGTCCCGACGATGGAACACCGGTCGTCCTGCTGCATGGGTTTCCGCAGACCTCGCTCTCTTGGAGAGCGGTAGCGCCTCGCCTGCACACCGCCGGTATGCGCACACTCGCCCCCGACCAGCGCGGGTACTCCCCCGGCGCGAGGCCGTCGGGGGTCGCGGAATATACCTCGGACAAGCTTGTGACCGATGTTCTCGGGTTGCTCGACGCGTTCGATCTCGAGTCGGCTCACATCGTCGGCCACGACTGGGGTGCGGCCGTGGCTTGGCAGCTGGCCGCCCGACATCCCGAGCGCGTACGTTCTCTCACTGCTGTCTCGGTACCGCACACAGCCGCGTTCGGTTGGGCTCTGCGCGAGGACCAGGATCAGAAGGCTCGCTCGAGTTATATGCAATTGCTTCGCATCGAGGGAAAAGCGGAACAAGTACTCCTGGAGCACGACGCCGCTCGATTGCGTGCCATGTTCGGCAGCAGCTGTGCTGTCGACAGCTATGTCGAGCATCTCAGCGGACCCGGCGCTCTGACTGCAGCCCTCAATTGGTATCGCGCGATGACGAGCGACTTCGGTCGTCTCGAATCCGTCCAGGTCCCCACCACATATGTGTGGAGCAATCACGATTCTGCGATCGGCCGCGCCGCAGCGGAACGTTGCGCAGAGTTCGTCGACGCCGATTACACCTTCGTCGAACTGGACGGCATCTCGCACTGGATACCAGAGGAAGCTCCCGAGCGGCTCGCAGACGAGATCCGTACACGCATCGCCGCGAGTTAG
- a CDS encoding TetR family transcriptional regulator — protein sequence MTEPGTRAERKERTRRALMDGTLELLRDRSFASVSLREVARSAGIVPTAFYRHFASMDDLGVALVEDSMRMLRQMLRDARKDPSVKNAAESFAILVRQMRSHEEQFRFLSRERYGGVTAVRQAFATELRMFVGELTVDLARMPGLSTWDVADLEMAADLIVSTMLTATVGLLEIDRPGSPKEQDLVRRTEQQVRLIVLGMGSWNPRHRVEGNR from the coding sequence GTGACAGAACCGGGCACCCGAGCCGAACGCAAGGAACGCACCAGGCGGGCGCTCATGGACGGCACTCTCGAACTGCTGAGAGATCGCTCCTTCGCCAGCGTGAGTCTGCGCGAGGTTGCTCGATCGGCGGGGATCGTTCCTACTGCGTTCTATCGCCACTTCGCATCGATGGACGATTTGGGTGTCGCCCTGGTAGAGGATTCGATGCGAATGCTGCGACAGATGTTGCGCGACGCGCGGAAGGATCCGAGCGTCAAGAATGCGGCCGAGTCGTTTGCGATCCTGGTTCGGCAGATGCGCAGCCACGAGGAGCAGTTCCGATTTCTCTCGCGCGAACGATACGGCGGCGTCACCGCAGTACGACAAGCATTCGCGACCGAACTGCGGATGTTCGTCGGCGAGCTGACCGTCGATCTCGCCCGCATGCCAGGTCTTTCGACCTGGGATGTTGCAGACTTGGAGATGGCCGCGGACCTTATCGTCTCCACGATGTTGACCGCGACCGTAGGCCTGTTGGAGATCGACCGCCCCGGCAGCCCGAAGGAACAAGATCTGGTGCGCCGCACCGAGCAGCAAGTCCGGCTGATCGTGCTCGGCATGGGATCGTGGAATCCGCGACACCGAGTGGAAGGAAACCGATGA